In Flavobacteriales bacterium, one genomic interval encodes:
- a CDS encoding MerR family transcriptional regulator, which produces MGNYSIKDLEKLSRVKAHTIRIWEKRYALLEPDRTDTNIRSYSDENLRKLLNISFLNNNGFKISKVAKMSDTQIRDQVLAMQEGDGGITDHVESLILSMTELDEDRFEKVMGSCVLRSGFETTMLEVIQPFLQRVGVLWQIDAVKPGQEHFISNLIRQKVISAIDGVIPEKRSDPLTILFFLPEGELHELGLLFGHYLARKLGHRPIYLGQSVPFDDLAPVVEYRRPDILVTGFISYQNVQDVNAYLKTLHKHFSEPRLLFFHNSGLVGIKPNKNQTVVPDLVHFKEAIR; this is translated from the coding sequence ATGGGTAACTATTCCATAAAGGACCTTGAGAAATTGAGCCGCGTTAAGGCTCACACCATCCGAATATGGGAGAAGCGCTATGCGTTGCTCGAACCGGACCGCACGGATACCAACATCCGTAGCTATTCTGATGAGAACCTCCGTAAGCTCTTGAACATCTCGTTCCTGAACAATAACGGATTCAAGATCTCGAAGGTGGCGAAGATGAGCGATACGCAGATCCGCGACCAAGTATTGGCCATGCAGGAAGGCGATGGCGGGATCACGGACCATGTTGAAAGTTTGATACTCTCCATGACCGAACTCGATGAGGATCGGTTCGAGAAAGTGATGGGTAGTTGTGTGCTGCGATCTGGTTTCGAAACAACCATGTTGGAGGTTATTCAACCTTTTTTGCAACGGGTCGGTGTTCTATGGCAGATCGATGCGGTAAAACCAGGACAGGAACACTTCATCAGCAACCTGATCAGACAGAAGGTCATCTCTGCCATTGATGGCGTAATTCCAGAAAAACGTTCAGATCCGCTGACGATCCTCTTCTTCCTGCCTGAAGGCGAGTTGCACGAGTTGGGCCTTTTGTTCGGTCATTACTTGGCTCGAAAACTGGGTCATCGGCCGATCTATCTTGGGCAATCTGTTCCATTTGATGACCTGGCGCCAGTAGTGGAGTACAGGCGTCCGGATATCCTCGTTACTGGCTTCATCTCGTATCAGAATGTGCAGGATGTGAATGCCTATTTGAAAACGCTTCACAAACACTTTTCGGAACCTCGGCTCTTGTTCTTCCATAACTCCGGTCTCGTCGGAATTAAACCGAACAAGAACCAGACCGTAGTGCCAGACCTTGTCCACTTCAAGGAGGCGATCCGCTGA
- a CDS encoding sigma-70 family RNA polymerase sigma factor gives MSLNDRLLYFALGLTRNMDDAKDLIQESMLKALMNKDQYTTGTNIKAWMFTIVRNTFINGVKRDRRGQLVMESAARQELPVANGRYLQSPIGSYSTLEIEDRVERLPDTIRTPFTMNFKGYKYHEIANTMGIPIGTVKSRINQARKQLRVQLQ, from the coding sequence ATGTCTCTGAACGATCGGCTTCTCTATTTCGCACTAGGTCTTACCCGGAATATGGACGATGCGAAAGACCTGATCCAGGAGAGCATGTTGAAAGCGTTAATGAATAAGGACCAATACACGACAGGTACGAATATCAAAGCGTGGATGTTCACCATTGTTCGTAACACGTTCATCAATGGTGTGAAACGCGATCGTCGTGGTCAATTGGTCATGGAATCTGCGGCAAGGCAAGAGCTACCTGTTGCCAATGGCAGATACCTCCAAAGTCCGATCGGTTCGTATAGCACATTGGAGATAGAGGATCGTGTGGAGCGACTCCCCGATACGATACGAACGCCTTTTACAATGAACTTCAAAGGCTACAAATACCATGAGATCGCTAACACCATGGGGATCCCGATCGGTACTGTCAAGAGCCGGATCAATCAAGCACGCAAACAATTGAGGGTACAGCTTCAATGA
- the crtI gene encoding phytoene desaturase, translated as MKSGIIVIGAGFAGLSVAAHLARAGRKVTLLEKHDQAGGRARTFSANGFTFDMGPSWYWMPDVFETHFAHFDTHPSKHYDLVRLDPSYTVYFGESDRMRIPSSMEGLRSLFESLEPGSSKALDEFLNEARFKYETGMHDMVRKPGISLMEFADMRIAKGLFRMQLFTSFSKHVRKYFKHPRLIKLLEFPVLFLGATPQETPALYSLMNHADMALGTWYPMGGMGKVVDAMVQVAEKEGVEIRYNETVQNIEVKGGQAVRVHTEKGSYECTEVIGGADYHHVEQHLLNAPDRRYTEQYWDQRTLAPSVLMFYLGVNKKLSGFDHHTLFFDEDLDLHAKEIYTDPSWPTKPLFYASCSSITDPTVAPEGMENLVILIPIAPGLKDDDATRERFYDIVMDRLERITGQTVREHVIYKRSYSVSDLVKDMNAYKGNAYGLANTLMQTAILRPSIRSKKVKNLYYTGQLTVPGPGVPPALISGEVVARHILNSEPR; from the coding sequence ATGAAGAGCGGGATAATTGTTATTGGAGCAGGATTTGCTGGGTTATCCGTAGCTGCACATTTGGCCCGCGCTGGTCGGAAGGTCACCTTGTTGGAAAAGCATGACCAAGCAGGCGGAAGGGCCAGAACGTTCAGCGCGAACGGCTTCACGTTCGATATGGGCCCTAGCTGGTATTGGATGCCCGATGTTTTCGAAACACACTTCGCCCATTTCGATACGCATCCCAGCAAACACTATGATCTGGTCCGGCTGGACCCTAGCTACACGGTCTACTTCGGAGAATCGGATAGGATGCGCATTCCTTCTTCTATGGAAGGACTTCGCTCACTGTTCGAGTCGTTGGAACCAGGCAGCAGCAAGGCGCTTGATGAATTCTTGAACGAAGCCCGCTTCAAGTATGAGACCGGTATGCATGATATGGTGCGCAAGCCAGGTATCTCGTTGATGGAGTTCGCTGATATGCGTATTGCGAAAGGACTATTCCGGATGCAGTTGTTCACCTCCTTTAGTAAGCACGTGCGGAAATACTTTAAGCATCCAAGGTTGATCAAGCTGCTGGAATTCCCTGTCCTGTTTCTGGGGGCAACGCCGCAGGAAACACCTGCTTTATACAGCCTGATGAATCATGCGGATATGGCATTAGGAACCTGGTATCCCATGGGTGGTATGGGAAAAGTCGTGGATGCCATGGTCCAAGTAGCAGAAAAGGAAGGTGTGGAGATCCGGTACAACGAAACCGTGCAGAACATAGAAGTAAAAGGAGGGCAAGCCGTTCGGGTACATACGGAGAAAGGCTCCTATGAATGCACTGAGGTTATCGGAGGTGCCGATTATCATCATGTGGAACAACACCTTTTGAATGCGCCGGATCGTCGTTATACGGAGCAGTATTGGGATCAGCGCACATTGGCTCCATCTGTTCTGATGTTCTACTTGGGGGTGAACAAAAAACTATCCGGATTTGATCATCACACCTTGTTCTTCGACGAGGATCTGGATTTACATGCAAAGGAGATCTACACCGATCCCAGCTGGCCGACAAAGCCACTTTTCTATGCCTCATGTTCGTCGATCACCGATCCAACGGTAGCTCCGGAAGGAATGGAGAACCTGGTCATTCTTATTCCGATCGCTCCGGGTCTGAAGGACGATGACGCTACGCGTGAACGCTTTTATGATATCGTCATGGATCGACTGGAAAGGATCACAGGTCAGACCGTCCGCGAACACGTCATCTACAAGCGTAGCTATTCTGTTAGCGACCTGGTGAAGGATATGAACGCATACAAAGGCAACGCATACGGATTGGCCAATACACTGATGCAAACAGCCATACTGAGGCCAAGCATCCGGAGTAAGAAGGTCAAGAACCTTTATTACACAGGTCAACTCACCGTTCCTGGTCCCGGCGTTCCGCCAGCGCTGATCTCTGGTGAAGTTGTGGCCCGGCACATTTTAAATTCCGAACCACGATGA
- a CDS encoding phytoene/squalene synthase family protein: MNNRSIYDEVCIAASRKTTRAFSTSFSLGVRMLDPRFRDQIHAIYGFVRFADEIVDTFHEHPQKELLNRFRADTELAIQEQISLNPILHSFQNVVRRSGIEWNLIDIFIDSMAMDLERGEHDRTSFDQYILGSAEVVGLMCLRVFCDGDLVLYERLKPYAMSLGAAFQKVNFLRDLKQDNQELGRTYFPGTDLNALTADQKQRIEDDIRADFEHAAIGIRQLPKGARIGVHLAYVYYLCLYKKIRSTPASELFTRRISVRKRGKIRLLVGAVVQDKFNLI, encoded by the coding sequence ATGAATAACAGGAGTATTTATGATGAAGTGTGCATAGCTGCCAGCCGAAAGACCACTCGGGCGTTCAGCACTTCGTTCTCGTTGGGTGTTCGAATGCTCGATCCGCGTTTTCGGGACCAGATCCATGCGATCTATGGCTTTGTGCGTTTTGCTGACGAGATCGTGGATACGTTCCATGAACATCCGCAAAAGGAATTGTTGAACCGATTCAGAGCGGATACCGAACTTGCCATTCAAGAACAGATCAGTTTGAATCCGATCCTACATAGTTTTCAGAACGTTGTGAGGCGATCCGGGATCGAGTGGAACTTGATCGATATCTTTATTGACAGCATGGCGATGGATCTTGAACGTGGGGAACATGATCGAACATCCTTCGATCAGTACATCCTAGGTAGTGCAGAGGTGGTAGGGCTGATGTGCTTGCGTGTTTTTTGCGATGGTGATCTTGTTCTATATGAACGGTTGAAGCCATACGCTATGAGTCTGGGCGCGGCATTCCAAAAAGTAAATTTCCTCAGAGACCTTAAGCAGGATAATCAGGAATTGGGACGCACCTACTTTCCTGGAACTGATCTTAACGCACTTACGGCAGACCAGAAACAACGGATCGAAGATGATATCCGAGCGGATTTTGAGCACGCAGCGATCGGTATCCGTCAACTGCCCAAAGGAGCGCGAATAGGTGTGCACTTGGCCTATGTGTACTATCTCTGTCTCTATAAAAAGATCCGCTCCACTCCGGCAAGTGAACTCTTTACACGACGGATCAGTGTTCGCAAACGAGGTAAGATCCGCCTGCTTGTGGGTGCTGTGGTACAGGATAAATTCAATTTGATATGA
- the idi gene encoding isopentenyl-diphosphate Delta-isomerase has protein sequence MSAEGKLWNEPEQVVLIDPDDRELGHMEKLAAHREGLLHRAFSVFLFNDQGELLLQQRASSKYHSAGLWTNTCCGHPRPGETIQEAAGRRLFEEMGIKTELTPVLHFMYRAELENGLVENELDHVLIGRYSNDPDPDPNEASDWRWVERETLAHELTEHPKLFTAWFPVCVWRAWDLLATALPEP, from the coding sequence ATGAGTGCAGAAGGGAAATTGTGGAACGAGCCGGAACAGGTGGTCCTTATCGATCCTGATGATCGTGAACTCGGCCACATGGAGAAACTCGCAGCACATCGTGAGGGTTTGCTCCACCGGGCATTCTCAGTTTTTCTCTTCAATGATCAAGGAGAATTATTGTTGCAGCAACGTGCTTCTTCCAAGTACCATTCAGCTGGGCTGTGGACCAATACCTGTTGTGGGCACCCACGACCGGGGGAAACCATTCAGGAGGCCGCGGGGCGTAGACTGTTCGAAGAGATGGGCATAAAAACTGAGTTGACGCCGGTATTACATTTTATGTATCGCGCTGAATTGGAGAATGGTCTCGTCGAGAATGAATTGGACCATGTGTTGATCGGTCGCTATTCTAACGACCCTGATCCAGATCCGAACGAGGCTTCCGATTGGCGTTGGGTGGAACGCGAGACCTTGGCACACGAGCTGACGGAACACCCCAAACTTTTCACCGCGTGGTTCCCAGTATGTGTTTGGAGAGCATGGGATCTTTTAGCGACCGCTCTACCAGAGCCATGA
- a CDS encoding deoxyribodipyrimidine photo-lyase gives MSRERPMNIFWFRRDLRLNDNHGLFRALRDGGNVQPLFIFDTNILEKLEDRNDRRLSFLYDNVCSLDDQLRAHGASLMMLHGDPLQVFKKLIQDHAIAGVYANHDHEPYALTRDRNINDLFIANGHVFRTYKDQTIFERDEVLKEDGTPYTVFTPYAKRWRARMAIDGVASYNSEGELGGLLKDSRNERITLKQLGFEYAPYEVAPLEPAPALLKAYADDRNTPSIAGTTRIGVHLRFGTVSVRGMVRLARANSETWLNELIWREFFMQILWHFPHVERNAFRKAYDAIAWRDDEKGFAAWCEGRTGYPLVDAGMRELRATGFMHNRVRMVVASFLCKHLLIDWRLGEAWFARWLMDYELSSNNGNWQWAAGSGCDAAPYFRVFNPTLQLERFDPKMKYVLKWAPEYGELKLPEQIVEHNAARERAIAVYKTALNKV, from the coding sequence ATGAGCCGTGAACGGCCAATGAACATTTTCTGGTTTCGTCGCGATCTTCGTCTGAATGACAACCACGGACTCTTTCGCGCGTTACGGGATGGTGGCAACGTGCAGCCGCTGTTCATCTTCGATACCAACATACTTGAGAAACTCGAGGACCGTAATGATCGTCGTTTAAGCTTTTTGTATGATAACGTGTGTTCACTGGATGATCAATTGAGAGCGCATGGCGCGTCACTGATGATGCTGCATGGTGATCCACTTCAGGTATTCAAGAAGTTGATCCAAGACCACGCTATTGCTGGTGTCTACGCGAATCATGATCATGAACCCTATGCACTTACTCGTGACCGGAACATCAACGACCTTTTTATCGCAAATGGCCATGTATTCCGCACCTATAAGGACCAAACGATCTTCGAGCGTGATGAGGTACTAAAGGAAGATGGAACACCTTACACCGTGTTCACTCCGTATGCAAAACGTTGGAGAGCTCGAATGGCAATTGATGGAGTGGCCTCTTATAACAGCGAAGGAGAACTTGGTGGCCTGCTAAAAGACAGCAGGAATGAACGCATCACGCTAAAGCAACTAGGCTTTGAATATGCACCCTACGAAGTTGCGCCATTGGAACCTGCACCAGCGTTGTTGAAGGCGTATGCTGATGACCGCAACACACCATCCATAGCAGGAACTACACGCATTGGGGTTCATCTCCGCTTCGGCACGGTGTCGGTGAGAGGGATGGTGCGCTTGGCGCGTGCGAACAGTGAAACATGGTTGAATGAATTGATCTGGCGTGAGTTCTTCATGCAGATCCTCTGGCACTTTCCTCACGTGGAGCGGAACGCATTCCGAAAAGCATATGACGCCATTGCATGGCGCGATGATGAAAAAGGTTTTGCTGCATGGTGCGAAGGGCGCACGGGTTATCCGCTTGTGGATGCAGGGATGCGGGAATTGCGTGCCACTGGGTTCATGCATAACCGGGTGCGTATGGTCGTGGCCAGTTTTCTCTGTAAGCATTTATTGATCGACTGGCGTTTGGGTGAGGCCTGGTTCGCACGGTGGTTGATGGACTACGAACTCTCATCCAACAACGGGAACTGGCAATGGGCGGCAGGATCCGGATGCGATGCTGCACCGTACTTCCGGGTATTCAATCCAACGTTGCAACTGGAACGGTTCGATCCGAAGATGAAGTATGTATTGAAGTGGGCTCCGGAATATGGTGAATTGAAGCTACCCGAGCAGATCGTAGAGCATAATGCCGCTCGCGAAAGGGCGATCGCGGTGTATAAGACCGCATTGAACAAAGTATAA
- a CDS encoding DUF4397 domain-containing protein: MKTPTLALSLILGASFAQAQTARVQVIHNSADAAAASVDVYLDNTLLLDDFEFRNATEFIDAPAGVSFTIGIALSTSMSSADAIFTQDFTLADGETYVIVADGIVSPTGYSPAVPFTLEVYPMGREAAVGGSMMTDVLVHHGSTDAPTVDIYESAVVNTTIVEDAPYGAFAGYLELPTTDFTLQVRDEFNSTIVAAYSAPLGTLNLGGAALVAIASGFLDPSMNSDGAPFGIYVALPSGGPLVALPASAIPTARVQVIHNSADLAAAQVDVWLNNTPLLDNFAFRNASPFVDAQAGVPFDISIALPTSTDTVAALARFTYTLEADETYIIIANGIVSATGYSPATPFDLYVTGGARETSTSAGNVDVLVFHGSTDAPMVDIVETSVPAGNIVDDISYGEFAGYLELPEANYVLSVESMGTSVVSYQAPLAALSLAGNAITVLASGFLDATMNSNGANFGLWVALPSGGPLVELPLPTGVEENTIVTSFTAYPNPAVDEVLLDMDLLFGGETTLSIQDVTGRILRVNSLGDLTGGAQPIRVNLSDLSTGAYWLRLQNASGELVVPVQKQ; this comes from the coding sequence ATGAAAACACCTACTCTTGCCCTCTCCCTTATTCTGGGGGCTTCCTTTGCACAAGCGCAGACAGCGCGCGTTCAAGTGATCCACAACAGTGCGGATGCAGCTGCGGCCTCTGTTGATGTTTACTTGGATAACACCCTTTTACTGGATGACTTCGAATTCAGGAATGCAACAGAGTTCATTGATGCACCAGCGGGAGTGAGCTTCACTATCGGAATAGCGCTTTCAACAAGCATGAGTTCCGCTGATGCCATTTTTACACAGGATTTTACGCTCGCTGATGGCGAAACGTATGTTATTGTTGCGGACGGTATCGTAAGCCCAACAGGATATTCACCTGCAGTACCTTTCACGTTGGAAGTATATCCAATGGGCAGGGAAGCGGCTGTTGGAGGTTCAATGATGACGGACGTATTGGTTCACCACGGTAGTACCGATGCACCAACAGTTGACATCTACGAAAGCGCAGTGGTGAATACCACCATCGTGGAAGATGCACCGTACGGAGCGTTTGCAGGTTATCTGGAATTGCCTACTACGGACTTCACGTTGCAAGTGAGGGATGAATTCAACAGCACGATCGTAGCAGCGTATTCAGCACCGCTGGGTACATTGAACCTCGGAGGTGCCGCCTTGGTCGCGATCGCATCGGGATTCCTGGATCCTTCAATGAATAGCGACGGTGCGCCATTCGGTATCTATGTAGCCCTTCCAAGCGGAGGACCATTGGTTGCATTGCCAGCGTCTGCTATTCCTACGGCTCGTGTGCAAGTGATCCACAACAGTGCTGACCTGGCAGCCGCGCAAGTGGATGTATGGTTGAACAACACACCGCTTCTGGACAACTTCGCATTCCGTAACGCTAGCCCATTCGTGGATGCTCAAGCAGGAGTGCCTTTCGATATAAGCATTGCACTTCCAACTTCTACCGATACTGTTGCTGCACTAGCACGCTTTACCTACACGTTGGAAGCTGATGAGACCTACATCATCATCGCTAATGGTATTGTAAGCGCTACAGGTTATTCACCTGCCACTCCTTTCGATCTTTATGTTACAGGAGGTGCACGTGAGACCAGCACATCCGCAGGGAATGTTGACGTACTTGTATTTCATGGCAGCACGGATGCCCCCATGGTCGATATTGTAGAAACGTCTGTTCCAGCCGGAAACATCGTGGATGATATTAGTTATGGAGAGTTCGCAGGGTACCTTGAATTACCAGAAGCGAATTATGTCCTGAGCGTGGAATCAATGGGTACTTCGGTAGTAAGTTACCAAGCACCTCTTGCTGCATTGTCGCTTGCCGGTAATGCGATCACGGTACTCGCATCCGGCTTCTTGGATGCAACAATGAACAGCAACGGTGCGAACTTCGGACTATGGGTAGCCTTACCAAGTGGTGGACCACTCGTTGAATTGCCATTGCCGACCGGTGTTGAGGAGAACACGATCGTAACATCGTTCACCGCCTACCCGAATCCAGCGGTAGATGAAGTGCTTTTGGACATGGACCTTCTTTTCGGTGGAGAGACAACGTTGTCCATACAGGATGTAACCGGTCGTATCCTCCGCGTCAACAGCCTTGGAGACCTTACCGGTGGAGCACAACCTATCCGTGTGAATCTTTCTGATCTTAGCACTGGAGCATACTGGTTGCGTCTGCAGAATGCTTCTGGAGAATTGGTAGTTCCAGTTCAAAAGCAATGA
- a CDS encoding SRPBCC family protein produces the protein MKDFVIERRIVLPILQKEAWEFFSAPLNLSRITPEDMRFEIKTKDTDKPVFSGMHIDYRVRPLFGIPLAWRTEIRGVEAPFQFMDAQIKGPFAKWEHEHRFVGTPYGIRVEDRVVYRLPFGAFGRFVHALFVRKRIEAIFDHRERTLKAIFATQ, from the coding sequence ATGAAAGACTTTGTGATCGAACGCCGGATCGTACTGCCGATCCTCCAGAAAGAAGCTTGGGAGTTCTTCTCAGCACCATTGAACCTTTCGCGGATAACTCCGGAGGATATGCGCTTCGAGATCAAGACCAAGGATACCGATAAGCCTGTGTTCAGTGGTATGCACATTGATTATCGCGTGCGGCCCTTGTTCGGAATACCCTTGGCTTGGCGTACGGAGATCCGAGGTGTTGAAGCCCCGTTCCAGTTCATGGATGCACAGATCAAAGGGCCTTTCGCGAAGTGGGAACACGAGCATCGTTTCGTTGGAACACCTTATGGGATCAGGGTTGAGGATAGGGTGGTCTATCGGTTACCGTTCGGTGCGTTCGGCAGATTCGTTCATGCTCTGTTCGTGAGAAAACGCATTGAGGCGATCTTCGATCATCGTGAACGGACATTGAAAGCGATCTTTGCAACACAATGA
- a CDS encoding sterol desaturase family protein, with translation MTWLINIGAMILAFLLMEFVAWFAHKFVMHGGLWTLHQDHHKKDHGGVFERNDAFFLIFATPAITLFFFGVRNGIADVRIWIAAGITLYGLAYFLVHDIFIHQRTKWLRNTDNWYFRAIRRAHKMHHKHLGKEDGECFGMLFVPLKYFKKTAAEA, from the coding sequence ATGACCTGGTTGATCAATATCGGAGCGATGATCCTGGCATTCTTGCTGATGGAGTTCGTCGCGTGGTTCGCGCATAAATTCGTGATGCACGGTGGCCTTTGGACGTTGCACCAGGATCACCATAAAAAGGACCACGGAGGCGTTTTCGAACGCAACGATGCTTTCTTCCTGATCTTCGCAACGCCTGCGATCACGCTGTTCTTTTTCGGCGTGCGTAACGGTATTGCCGATGTGCGTATATGGATCGCTGCGGGAATTACGCTTTATGGACTGGCTTATTTCCTGGTACACGATATTTTCATCCATCAGCGCACGAAGTGGCTCCGCAACACGGATAATTGGTACTTCAGAGCCATACGCAGAGCACATAAAATGCACCACAAGCATTTGGGTAAGGAAGATGGGGAATGTTTCGGAATGTTATTCGTGCCGTTGAAATATTTCAAGAAAACGGCTGCTGAGGCCTAA
- a CDS encoding lycopene cyclase domain-containing protein: MERFLYLFLDLGGLIIPLLFSFHPRIRLHLHWRALWPALLLVAALFIAWDVMFTSMGVWGFNEKYLVGFDVLGLPIEEWLFFICIPYACVFTYFVFGTLRPDPWSPRIARAIAWVLVVASFVIGIFNWDKWYTASTFLALGVTLVLLLTTQKVSYLGRFLVSFIVLLIPFFLINGTLTGYFSGHPVVWYDDAENLGIRMGTIPLEDTFYAILMLLLSVVLFERWKKVEVADQ; this comes from the coding sequence ATGGAGCGCTTTCTCTATCTTTTCCTGGACCTTGGTGGGCTAATTATACCCCTTCTCTTTTCATTCCACCCGCGCATCCGGTTGCATCTTCATTGGCGAGCATTATGGCCAGCTCTTCTTCTCGTTGCGGCCCTGTTCATCGCTTGGGATGTAATGTTCACAAGCATGGGAGTGTGGGGATTCAATGAAAAGTACTTGGTTGGGTTCGATGTGCTCGGACTTCCGATCGAGGAATGGCTGTTCTTTATCTGTATTCCGTACGCTTGCGTGTTCACCTACTTTGTTTTCGGTACTCTACGTCCGGATCCATGGTCGCCACGAATTGCGAGAGCGATCGCTTGGGTCCTTGTGGTGGCCTCATTCGTGATCGGCATTTTCAATTGGGATAAGTGGTATACCGCGAGCACGTTCTTGGCGTTGGGTGTAACGCTTGTACTTCTGCTTACCACCCAAAAGGTCAGCTACCTCGGTCGTTTCCTCGTTTCTTTTATAGTTCTGCTGATCCCGTTCTTCCTGATCAATGGTACGCTAACAGGTTACTTCTCGGGTCACCCGGTAGTATGGTATGATGATGCAGAAAACCTCGGCATACGCATGGGCACCATTCCTTTGGAAGATACATTCTATGCGATACTGATGCTCCTGTTGAGCGTGGTGCTTTTTGAGCGCTGGAAAAAGGTCGAAGTGGCCGATCAATAG
- a CDS encoding aldehyde dehydrogenase family protein: MPNTMTAPTNALFNQASYINGSWIGTGDGTFNTVLDKYHGTELARMPNATEAQMEQAIAAAYASREVLRKMSAGERSEKLEALAALIEKNKVALAQLIVQEGGKPIGYAEGEIARCIYTVKTAAAEALRSTGESVPMDVGAGVGKTAFTKRFPIGVIAAITPFNFPLNLVLHKVTPAMAVGCPVVLKPAPQAPLSAFALAKMLEEIGWPKGAFHVMLSGIPVAEKLVTDERIAMLSFTGSDKVGWHLKAICGKKKVALELGGNASVIIDDDTDLAAAAKSVAMGANLYAGQTCISTQRIYVVENVHEKFKELLVKEYGNLKAGDPGDKSISVGPIIDKGHFERISTWVDEAVKAGANILAGGKAVDADRNIYAATLLSNVKHDMKVNCAEVFGPVAVIEPVTSFSKAIANVNDSVYGLQVGVYTNSIAHMKQAHEELEVGGIIMNNIPGFRIDNMPYGGVKDSGLGREGLKYAMEEMTEMRLLVY, translated from the coding sequence ATGCCCAACACAATGACCGCACCGACCAACGCACTCTTCAACCAAGCCAGCTACATAAACGGTTCCTGGATCGGAACGGGTGATGGCACCTTCAATACCGTGCTCGATAAATACCACGGCACCGAGTTAGCGCGCATGCCAAATGCTACCGAGGCGCAAATGGAACAGGCCATCGCTGCAGCTTATGCAAGTCGCGAAGTGCTTCGTAAAATGAGTGCCGGAGAGCGGAGTGAAAAGTTGGAAGCTCTAGCAGCGTTGATCGAGAAGAACAAAGTTGCCTTGGCCCAATTGATCGTACAAGAAGGAGGTAAGCCCATCGGTTATGCAGAAGGTGAGATCGCGCGTTGCATATACACCGTGAAGACCGCCGCCGCGGAAGCCCTTCGTTCCACCGGAGAAAGTGTACCCATGGACGTTGGCGCCGGAGTGGGAAAAACTGCGTTTACGAAACGATTTCCGATCGGTGTGATCGCTGCTATTACGCCATTCAACTTCCCCTTGAACTTAGTGCTGCACAAAGTAACTCCCGCTATGGCCGTAGGTTGTCCTGTTGTGCTGAAACCTGCACCTCAAGCACCGCTTAGCGCGTTTGCTTTGGCTAAAATGTTGGAAGAGATCGGCTGGCCCAAAGGAGCCTTCCATGTTATGTTGAGTGGAATTCCTGTTGCGGAAAAACTGGTGACCGATGAGCGCATTGCGATGCTGAGTTTTACAGGAAGCGACAAAGTTGGATGGCACTTGAAGGCGATCTGTGGGAAGAAAAAAGTAGCATTGGAACTTGGTGGTAACGCTTCAGTGATCATTGATGATGATACCGATCTTGCCGCTGCCGCGAAGTCCGTTGCCATGGGCGCCAATCTTTACGCTGGACAAACGTGTATCAGTACGCAACGCATTTATGTAGTGGAGAACGTACACGAAAAATTCAAGGAACTACTTGTGAAGGAGTATGGCAATTTGAAAGCGGGTGACCCTGGTGATAAGAGCATTTCGGTTGGACCGATCATCGATAAAGGTCATTTCGAACGGATCAGCACCTGGGTGGATGAAGCAGTAAAAGCAGGTGCGAACATTCTCGCCGGAGGAAAGGCCGTTGATGCCGATCGCAATATTTACGCCGCCACCTTGCTGTCCAATGTTAAGCATGATATGAAAGTGAATTGCGCAGAAGTATTCGGTCCTGTAGCGGTGATCGAACCCGTAACCAGTTTCAGTAAGGCCATCGCGAATGTGAATGATAGTGTGTATGGCCTGCAGGTCGGTGTTTACACCAACAGCATCGCGCACATGAAACAAGCGCATGAGGAACTCGAGGTCGGTGGCATCATCATGAACAACATTCCCGGTTTCCGGATCGACAACATGCCTTATGGCGGTGTCAAGGACAGTGGCCTAGGCCGCGAAGGGTTGAAGTATGCGATGGAAGAGATGACCGAAATGCGTTTGCTGGTCTATTGA